From a single Lactococcus allomyrinae genomic region:
- a CDS encoding MraY family glycosyltransferase, with the protein MVDTLKEIPFALKFLITVMMTFGISVILTPIMTFVSRMIGAVDKPNERRINKKPMPSAGGLAIFIAFAVATLLILPHIVHSQPPYVGNVQPLAPNAGPPRLESYFDYIWPFVVASGIVVLTGLIDDIKEISPKMKLLGLIIAASFIWFFTHARFDNIKIPFGGPFLSFPAWLSYIFTVFWILAITNAINLIDGLDGLASGVSVISLTTMGIVSYFFLPSPNVFLPITIFTIVAAIMGFFPYNYHPAIIYLGDTGALFLGFMISVASLQGLKNATAVAVLTPLLILGVPLTDTIVAMIRRKLNRQSIATADKRHLHHRLMALGFTHRGAVLVIYAIAAIFAFISLILQVSSRIGGIFLVVACLFGLEIFIELVGILGENRQPVLKTMKFIGNSSYREEVLHSKAKDEDNETSEDEESTQEFPMRRLSRKDKK; encoded by the coding sequence ATGGTTGATACTTTAAAAGAAATACCCTTTGCGTTGAAATTTTTGATTACTGTTATGATGACTTTTGGTATATCCGTTATTCTGACGCCAATCATGACCTTTGTTTCTCGTATGATTGGCGCAGTGGATAAACCTAATGAACGGCGAATCAATAAAAAACCTATGCCTTCTGCAGGAGGTCTGGCCATCTTTATCGCTTTTGCAGTTGCAACGTTGCTCATCTTGCCTCATATTGTTCATAGTCAACCTCCTTATGTTGGGAATGTTCAACCTCTTGCGCCCAATGCTGGTCCTCCTCGTTTAGAGAGTTATTTTGACTATATCTGGCCTTTTGTGGTTGCGAGTGGTATTGTTGTACTCACTGGGTTAATTGATGATATCAAAGAAATTTCGCCAAAAATGAAACTGTTAGGACTCATTATTGCTGCGAGTTTCATCTGGTTTTTTACTCATGCACGTTTTGATAATATCAAAATACCGTTTGGTGGTCCATTCTTAAGTTTTCCAGCATGGCTTTCCTATATATTTACCGTTTTTTGGATTCTAGCAATTACTAATGCCATCAACCTCATTGACGGATTAGATGGATTAGCTAGTGGTGTATCAGTAATATCATTGACAACGATGGGGATTGTTTCCTATTTCTTCCTTCCGAGCCCAAATGTGTTCTTACCAATAACGATTTTTACTATCGTTGCGGCAATTATGGGATTTTTCCCTTATAACTATCATCCAGCAATCATCTATCTAGGGGATACTGGGGCGTTGTTTTTAGGATTTATGATATCTGTTGCCTCGTTGCAAGGTTTAAAAAATGCAACAGCTGTTGCAGTGTTGACTCCTCTTTTAATCTTAGGAGTTCCTCTAACGGATACTATTGTCGCAATGATTCGTAGAAAACTGAATCGTCAATCTATTGCAACAGCAGATAAGCGACATCTTCATCATCGTTTAATGGCACTTGGTTTTACTCATCGTGGCGCTGTGCTTGTTATCTATGCTATTGCAGCAATTTTTGCATTCATTTCATTAATTTTGCAAGTTTCAAGTCGAATTGGTGGTATTTTCCTCGTTGTGGCTTGTTTGTTCGGTTTAGAAATTTTTATAGAACTGGTAGGAATACTAGGGGAGAATCGTCAACCAGTCTTAAAAACGATGAAATTTATTGGAAATTCAAGTTACAGAGAAGAAGTACTGCACTCAAAAGCAAAAGATGAAGACAATGAGACATCTGAAGATGAAGAATCTACGCAAGAATTTCCTATGCGTCGTTTGAGTAGAAAAGATAAGAAGTAG
- a CDS encoding adaptor protein MecA, translating into MKFEDINENTIKITLSFDDLTDYDIKLSDFFGNQEVIEQFFYELVDELGLENRFGNVGMLTFQIQPFPQGVHMIVHEEALLGEGGEIPDDPEEFEELMTGFYDKLNEIGANMAKERGITDFNPGLGLPGAKKDEVEQDPDFIYYSIRYDDMLSVLTGIKNVKFADEESEFYSYDGDFYLVVLDNQKSKGKMHVESTRARMMEYGEASKISREFLQEYGECLISTRALDVLRKI; encoded by the coding sequence ATGAAATTTGAAGATATAAATGAAAATACAATAAAAATTACCCTGTCCTTTGACGATTTAACAGATTATGATATTAAACTGTCTGATTTTTTTGGTAATCAAGAGGTTATAGAGCAATTTTTCTATGAGTTAGTTGATGAATTGGGATTAGAAAATCGTTTTGGAAATGTCGGAATGCTTACATTCCAAATTCAACCTTTCCCACAAGGTGTCCATATGATTGTTCATGAAGAGGCACTTTTGGGTGAAGGTGGAGAAATTCCTGATGACCCAGAAGAATTTGAAGAGTTGATGACTGGCTTCTATGATAAGCTCAATGAAATTGGAGCAAATATGGCAAAAGAGCGAGGAATCACCGATTTTAATCCCGGATTGGGTCTTCCAGGAGCAAAAAAAGATGAAGTGGAACAAGATCCAGATTTCATTTACTACTCTATCCGTTATGATGATATGCTTTCAGTACTGACAGGAATCAAAAATGTCAAATTTGCCGATGAAGAATCAGAATTTTATAGTTATGATGGTGATTTTTATCTCGTTGTTTTAGATAATCAAAAATCTAAAGGGAAAATGCATGTTGAAAGCACACGTGCCAGAATGATGGAATACGGTGAAGCGAGTAAAATTAGCCGAGAATTTTTGCAGGAGTATGGAGAATGTCTGATTTCTACACGTGCTCTAGATGTTCTTAGAAAAATCTAA
- a CDS encoding amino acid ABC transporter ATP-binding protein, whose protein sequence is MSEYLIEIKNLHKYFGKNEVLKGLDIQIKKGEVVVMIGPSGSGKSTFLRTMNLLEKPTKGEVYFEGTNIADKSVDVFKHREKMGMVFQQFNLFPNMTVLDNLTLAPIKTGRMTKEEATIKAKELLERVDLSDKEVAYPQSLSGGQQQRVAIARALAMNPDVMLFDEPTSALDPEMVGEVLSVMQELAKEGMTMVVVTHEMGFAKNVADRVLFMADGVIVEQGAPIEVFDSPKEKRTQDFLAKVL, encoded by the coding sequence ATGAGTGAATATTTAATCGAAATCAAAAATCTGCATAAATATTTTGGTAAAAATGAAGTACTCAAAGGACTTGATATCCAGATAAAAAAGGGAGAAGTCGTTGTCATGATTGGACCATCAGGTTCAGGGAAATCAACATTTTTACGAACAATGAATCTTCTTGAAAAACCAACCAAAGGTGAGGTCTATTTTGAAGGGACAAACATTGCTGATAAATCAGTTGATGTTTTCAAACACCGTGAGAAAATGGGAATGGTCTTTCAACAATTTAACCTTTTTCCAAATATGACTGTGCTTGATAATCTTACATTAGCACCTATAAAAACAGGACGAATGACGAAAGAAGAAGCAACGATTAAAGCTAAAGAACTACTTGAGCGTGTTGATTTATCAGACAAAGAGGTTGCCTATCCCCAATCTTTGTCAGGAGGACAACAGCAGCGTGTTGCTATCGCTAGAGCGCTTGCAATGAACCCAGATGTTATGCTTTTTGATGAACCTACATCTGCACTTGATCCTGAGATGGTTGGGGAAGTCTTATCCGTTATGCAGGAACTTGCTAAAGAAGGGATGACAATGGTTGTTGTTACACATGAAATGGGATTTGCAAAGAATGTTGCTGACCGAGTGCTATTTATGGCTGACGGTGTTATCGTTGAACAAGGTGCTCCAATAGAAGTCTTTGATTCTCCAAAAGAAAAAAGAACACAAGATTTCCTTGCTAAAGTGCTTTGA
- a CDS encoding amino acid ABC transporter permease yields MNFDFLPKYLPYFNDGMIVTILISAFVVAMGTLLGIIVALGKLSKFAPLRWLTNIYIEIFRGTPMLVQIMLGFAMMGSISLPTFQVGILQQDLGRLVPGIIVISLNSGAYMAEIVRAGIEAVPAGQREAAYSLGIRPTQAMTTVILPQAIRNILPAIGNEFVTIIKDSSLLYTIGVMEVFNGAQTVANLTYQTISPMLFVALYYFVTTFVVSRLLAIFEKKLGKGYAK; encoded by the coding sequence ATGAATTTTGACTTTTTGCCAAAATATCTCCCGTATTTTAATGATGGGATGATTGTTACTATCCTGATTTCCGCTTTTGTAGTAGCGATGGGAACACTTTTAGGAATTATTGTTGCGTTGGGTAAGCTTTCTAAATTTGCACCACTACGTTGGTTGACAAACATTTACATCGAAATTTTTCGTGGCACACCGATGTTGGTGCAAATTATGCTTGGTTTTGCAATGATGGGAAGTATCTCATTACCAACTTTTCAGGTAGGAATTTTGCAACAAGATCTTGGTCGTTTGGTGCCTGGTATTATCGTCATCTCCTTGAATTCAGGAGCATATATGGCGGAAATTGTACGGGCTGGTATTGAGGCTGTTCCTGCAGGTCAACGGGAAGCAGCGTATTCATTAGGAATTCGTCCAACACAAGCAATGACAACAGTTATTCTGCCACAAGCGATTCGTAATATTTTACCAGCAATTGGAAATGAATTTGTGACAATCATTAAAGATAGTTCTCTTCTTTATACAATTGGAGTGATGGAAGTTTTCAATGGCGCTCAAACCGTTGCAAATTTAACTTACCAAACCATTTCACCAATGCTTTTCGTCGCTTTATACTACTTTGTCACAACTTTTGTTGTGAGTCGTTTACTTGCTATATTTGAGAAAAAACTTGGGAAAGGATATGCCAAATAA
- a CDS encoding diacylglycerol/lipid kinase family protein — MTYYLLANPNSGAGKGARTLEILLPYLEKNTIEYKLFATEKMGQEASLVKQILDEKKRGDRLIIIGGDGTISLVINELPADEAFGYIPAGSGNDFARSLKLSLNPIEAFEAACSQNIHEIYIMRYRSRGLNGYALNNIGIGLDATIVKSANKSKVKTLLNKLKLGSLSYVLTALHVLITKKPFSMSVSTDQNSVSKFDEIMRTDNAFLMTFTKHPYFGGGVKISPKASNLNQEIHLVEYDKHHLIRTFSLVPRVLKGTHLEHPLFMHKIKTNFAVVLKEEEPVQIDGEIYHLSANDELFISTEKRKIIY; from the coding sequence ATGACTTATTATCTCCTTGCAAATCCAAATTCTGGTGCAGGTAAAGGCGCACGGACTTTGGAAATTTTGCTTCCCTACTTGGAAAAAAATACGATTGAATATAAATTATTTGCAACTGAAAAAATGGGACAAGAGGCTTCGCTTGTCAAACAAATATTGGATGAAAAAAAACGAGGTGACCGACTGATTATTATCGGTGGTGATGGCACTATTTCGTTAGTAATCAATGAGTTGCCAGCAGATGAGGCATTTGGTTATATTCCAGCTGGTTCTGGCAATGATTTTGCTCGAAGTTTAAAATTGAGTTTGAATCCGATTGAAGCATTTGAAGCCGCATGTTCGCAGAACATTCATGAAATATATATTATGCGATATCGTTCAAGAGGACTGAATGGCTATGCTTTAAATAACATCGGAATCGGACTTGATGCAACGATTGTCAAATCAGCCAATAAAAGTAAAGTAAAAACATTGCTTAACAAGTTAAAACTTGGAAGTTTATCTTATGTTTTGACTGCCTTACACGTTTTAATTACCAAGAAACCATTTTCCATGTCTGTCAGCACTGACCAAAATTCTGTCAGTAAATTTGACGAAATTATGAGAACGGATAACGCTTTTTTGATGACTTTTACAAAGCATCCTTACTTTGGTGGTGGAGTAAAAATTTCGCCAAAGGCATCAAATCTGAATCAGGAAATTCATCTTGTTGAATATGATAAGCATCATTTGATACGTACTTTTTCATTAGTTCCACGAGTGCTCAAGGGGACTCATCTTGAGCATCCGCTATTTATGCATAAAATTAAAACAAATTTTGCAGTTGTGCTTAAAGAAGAAGAGCCCGTACAGATTGACGGTGAAATTTACCATTTGTCAGCAAATGACGAACTCTTTATCAGCACTGAAAAGCGTAAAATTATTTACTGA
- the rpoC gene encoding DNA-directed RNA polymerase subunit beta' produces MVDVNKFESMRIGIASPQKIRYWSFGEVKKPETINYRTQKPEREGLFDERIFGPQKDWECACGKLKGVFYKNQVCELCGVQVTTAKARRERMGHIELAAPISHIWYFKGIPSRMGLALDMSPRALEEVIYFASYVVIDPKETDLEKKQLLTEREYREQLLKNGFGSFVAKMGAEAIQDLLNDVDIDKEVAELKEELKAVSGQRRVKIIRRLDVLTAFKKSGNALSWMVLNVLPVIPPDLRPMVQLDGGRFATSDLNDLYRRVINRNNRLKRLMELNAPNIIVQNEKRMLQEAVDTLIDNGRRGRPITGAGNRPLKSLSHMLKGKQGRFRQNLLGKRVDYSGRSVIAVGPTLKMYQCGVPREMAIELFKPFVMSELVKRELAANIRAAKRKVERQDSDVWDVLETVVKEHPVLLNRAPTLHRLGIQAFEPVLIDGKAIRLHPLACEAYNADFDGDQMAIHLPLSEEAQAEARLLMLAAEHILNPKDGKPVVTPSQDMVLGNYYLTMEEKGREGEGMIFATPEEVEIAMRNGYVHLHTRIGIATKSINKPWTPNHQDKILITTVGKVIFNSIIPEGMPYLNEPTEANLTGATDDRFFMEHGQDIKEVIAGLEPTKPFKKGYLGKIIAEVFKRYRTTATSEYLDRLKDLGYHQSTLAGLTVGVADIPVVEDKHEIIEAAHKRVEQITKQFRRGLITDDERYNAVTGVWREAKEELERRLIEGQDLSNPIVMMMDSGARGNISNFSQLAGMRGLMAAPNGKIMELPIISNFREGLSVLEMFFSTHGARKGMTDTALKTADSGYLTRRLVDVAQDVIIREDDCGTDRGLVISDIATGKEMVEPLFERLVGRYTRKSVFHPETGELIIADDTLISEDVARQIVDAGVKEVTIRSVFTCKTPHGVCKHCYGINLATGDAVEVGEAVGTIAAQSIGEPGTQLTMRTFHTGGVASSSDITQGLPRVQEIFEARNPKGEALITEVTGIVDSIVEDAATRTREITVKGQTDTRSYTVGMADVLMVEEGEFIHRGAPLIQGSIEPKHLLQVRDALSVETYLLGEVQKTYRSQGVEIGDKHIEVMVRQMLRKVRIMDNGSTDILPGTLMDISDFEALNEQALLNGETPATGRPVLMGITKASLETNSFLSAASFQETTRVLTDAAIRGKEDHLLGLKENVIIGKIIPAGTGMFRYRNIEPLSDLTNAPEVKKEETETVEN; encoded by the coding sequence TTGGTCGATGTAAATAAATTTGAGAGCATGCGAATTGGTATCGCATCTCCACAAAAAATTCGTTACTGGTCGTTTGGTGAAGTTAAGAAACCAGAAACAATCAACTATCGTACACAAAAACCAGAACGTGAAGGGCTTTTCGATGAACGTATCTTCGGTCCGCAAAAGGACTGGGAATGTGCTTGTGGGAAACTCAAAGGTGTTTTCTATAAAAACCAAGTTTGTGAACTTTGTGGTGTTCAAGTAACAACAGCAAAAGCGCGTCGAGAACGTATGGGACATATTGAGCTTGCTGCTCCAATTTCACATATTTGGTATTTCAAAGGTATTCCGTCACGTATGGGGCTTGCACTTGATATGAGCCCTCGTGCACTTGAAGAAGTAATTTATTTTGCAAGTTATGTTGTTATTGATCCTAAAGAAACTGATCTTGAGAAAAAACAACTTTTGACTGAGCGGGAATATCGTGAACAACTTCTTAAAAATGGATTTGGTTCATTTGTTGCAAAAATGGGTGCAGAAGCAATCCAAGATTTGCTCAATGATGTTGATATTGATAAAGAGGTTGCAGAACTTAAAGAAGAACTTAAAGCAGTATCTGGTCAACGTCGTGTGAAGATTATTCGTCGTTTGGATGTTTTGACAGCTTTCAAGAAATCAGGGAATGCACTTTCTTGGATGGTATTGAATGTGTTACCAGTTATTCCACCAGATTTGCGTCCTATGGTTCAACTTGATGGTGGTCGTTTTGCCACATCTGACTTGAATGACTTGTATCGTCGTGTGATTAACCGTAATAACCGTTTGAAACGTTTGATGGAACTTAACGCTCCAAATATTATTGTTCAAAATGAAAAACGGATGCTTCAAGAAGCTGTTGACACATTGATTGATAATGGTCGCCGTGGTCGCCCAATCACTGGTGCTGGTAATCGTCCTTTGAAATCACTAAGCCATATGCTTAAAGGTAAACAAGGTCGTTTCCGTCAAAACTTGCTTGGTAAACGTGTTGACTACTCTGGACGTTCGGTTATCGCTGTTGGTCCGACTTTGAAAATGTATCAATGTGGTGTGCCACGTGAAATGGCGATTGAATTGTTCAAACCATTTGTTATGTCTGAACTCGTGAAACGTGAGTTGGCTGCAAATATTCGTGCGGCTAAACGTAAAGTTGAACGTCAAGATTCAGATGTTTGGGATGTGCTTGAAACAGTTGTTAAGGAACACCCTGTTCTTCTAAACCGTGCACCTACGCTTCACCGTTTGGGTATTCAAGCTTTTGAACCAGTCTTAATTGATGGTAAAGCAATCCGTCTTCACCCACTTGCTTGTGAAGCCTATAACGCCGACTTTGACGGTGACCAAATGGCCATTCACTTGCCATTGTCTGAAGAAGCACAAGCTGAAGCACGTCTTTTAATGCTTGCTGCTGAACATATTTTGAACCCTAAAGATGGTAAACCAGTCGTTACACCATCTCAAGATATGGTCCTTGGTAACTACTACCTCACGATGGAAGAAAAAGGTCGTGAAGGCGAAGGAATGATTTTTGCAACTCCTGAAGAAGTTGAAATTGCAATGCGTAATGGATATGTGCATTTACATACACGTATTGGTATCGCTACAAAATCAATCAATAAACCTTGGACACCAAATCATCAAGATAAAATCTTGATTACTACCGTTGGTAAAGTAATTTTCAACTCAATCATTCCAGAAGGTATGCCTTACCTGAATGAGCCAACTGAAGCAAATCTGACAGGTGCTACAGATGACCGATTCTTCATGGAACATGGTCAAGACATCAAAGAAGTCATTGCAGGGCTTGAACCAACTAAACCTTTCAAAAAAGGTTATCTTGGAAAAATTATCGCTGAGGTCTTCAAACGTTATCGGACAACAGCGACTTCTGAATACCTTGACCGTCTGAAAGACCTTGGTTATCATCAATCTACTTTGGCTGGTTTGACCGTGGGTGTTGCAGATATTCCTGTTGTTGAAGATAAGCATGAAATTATCGAAGCCGCTCATAAACGTGTAGAACAAATTACTAAACAATTCCGTCGTGGTTTGATTACTGATGATGAACGCTATAATGCTGTCACTGGCGTTTGGCGTGAAGCTAAAGAAGAACTTGAACGTCGTCTGATTGAAGGTCAAGACTTGTCTAACCCAATCGTTATGATGATGGACTCTGGTGCCCGTGGTAATATCTCAAACTTCTCACAACTTGCTGGTATGCGTGGTTTGATGGCCGCTCCTAATGGTAAAATCATGGAATTGCCAATCATTTCAAACTTCCGTGAAGGTTTGTCTGTCTTGGAAATGTTCTTCTCAACTCACGGTGCGCGTAAAGGGATGACCGATACGGCGCTTAAGACTGCCGACTCAGGTTATCTTACTCGTCGTTTGGTTGACGTTGCACAAGATGTTATTATTCGTGAGGATGACTGTGGTACTGACCGTGGACTTGTTATTTCTGATATCGCTACTGGTAAAGAAATGGTTGAGCCGCTCTTTGAACGTTTGGTGGGTCGTTACACACGTAAGTCAGTTTTCCATCCAGAAACGGGTGAGTTGATTATTGCGGATGATACTTTGATTTCTGAAGATGTAGCGCGTCAAATTGTTGATGCTGGGGTTAAAGAAGTAACGATTCGCTCAGTATTTACGTGTAAAACTCCTCATGGTGTATGTAAACATTGCTACGGTATTAACTTGGCCACTGGTGATGCTGTTGAAGTTGGTGAAGCAGTTGGTACAATTGCCGCTCAATCTATTGGTGAACCTGGTACTCAGTTGACAATGCGTACATTCCACACGGGTGGTGTTGCGTCTAGCTCAGATATTACTCAAGGTTTGCCTCGTGTTCAAGAGATTTTTGAAGCACGTAATCCTAAAGGGGAAGCACTCATTACCGAAGTTACTGGTATTGTTGACTCTATTGTTGAAGATGCAGCGACTCGTACACGTGAAATTACAGTTAAAGGTCAAACAGATACTCGTAGTTATACAGTAGGTATGGCTGATGTCCTTATGGTTGAAGAAGGTGAATTTATTCACCGCGGTGCACCGTTGATTCAAGGTTCTATTGAACCTAAACACTTGCTTCAAGTTCGTGATGCTTTGTCAGTTGAAACTTACCTGCTTGGCGAAGTTCAAAAAACTTACCGTTCACAAGGGGTTGAAATTGGTGATAAGCACATTGAGGTAATGGTTCGTCAAATGCTCCGTAAAGTTCGCATTATGGACAACGGTTCAACGGACATCTTGCCAGGTACTTTGATGGATATCTCTGATTTTGAAGCATTGAATGAACAAGCGCTCTTAAATGGAGAAACACCTGCTACTGGTCGTCCTGTATTAATGGGAATTACTAAGGCTTCTCTTGAAACAAATTCATTCTTGTCAGCTGCATCATTCCAAGAAACAACACGGGTACTTACTGATGCTGCGATTCGTGGTAAAGAAGATCACTTGCTTGGTCTGAAGGAAAATGTTATTATCGGTAAGATTATTCCTGCTGGTACTGGTATGTTCCGCTATCGGAATATCGAGCCATTGTCAGATTTGACCAATGCGCCTGAAGTGAAAAAAGAAGAAACTGAAACGGTTGAAAATTAA